In Papaver somniferum cultivar HN1 chromosome 1, ASM357369v1, whole genome shotgun sequence, a genomic segment contains:
- the LOC113309177 gene encoding rhodanese-like domain-containing protein 9, chloroplastic, producing MASLGCCSSLSLTRTSQLNFSNNHKRIMTCKPLRKRNVEIRAEVNYVSSDEAKELVAAEGYAVLDVRDSSQYDRAHIKSCYHVPLFIEDKDNDPGTIVKRTVHNNFSGLFFGIPFTKRNTEFVKSVGSQFSPDSKLLLVCQEGLRSSAAANELEKAGFENISCITSGLQSVKPGTFESVGSAELQNAGKAGLVTVQGKISAVLGTVLICAYLFITFFPDQAEKILQMVPGS from the exons ATGGCAAGCTTAGGTTGCTGTTCTTCCCTTTCTCTCACAAG GACATCTCAGTTGAACTTCAGTAATAACCACAAAAGAATTATGACCTGCAAACCACTCCGCAAGAGAAATGTGGAAATTAGAGCTGAAGTTAATTATGTGAGCAGCGACGAGGCCAAAGAACTTGTAGCTGCAGAGGGGTATGCGGTTTTGGATGTACGGGACAGTTCTCAATATGATCGAGCACATATTAAATCATGTTATCACGTGCCTCTTTTTATCGAAGACAAGGACAATGATCCAG gtacgattgtgaaaaggactGTGCACAACAACTTTTCAGGGTTGTTCTTTGGCATACCATTCACTAAGCGTAACACAGAATTTGTGAAGTCTGTTGGAAGTCAGTTTTCGCCAGATAGTAAATTGTTACTAGTCTGCCAAGAAGGATTGAG GTCTTCTGCAGCTGCTAATGAACTGGAAAAAGCAGGGTTTGAAAACATATCTTGTATAACCTCTGGGCTTCAGTCAGTAAAGCCAG GAACATTTGAATCAGTTGGTTCAGCTGAGCTGCAAAATGCAGGCAAGGCTGGATTGGTAACCGTTCAGGGCAAGATCTCAGCTGTACTTGGCACAGTTCTCATTT GCGCATATCTTTTCATAACCTTCTTCCCGGATCAAGCAGAGAAAATACTTCAGATGGTCCCAGGAAGCTAG